The genomic segment ACGGTCTGCAGGCGGAGCTGATTGCCCTGGCGGCGAAGCGTTCGCTCGAGACGGGACGCCCGGTCAAGCTTGCGGAGCTCGCCGAGGCCGCCGTCGATTCTGCTGCCGTTCCGGCTGTCTAGGCCTAGGAGAGGAGAAGAACGCATGGGGATGTCCGAATTGATCGTTCCTTCGCGCGCCGTCCCCGACGAGCGGGGCTGCGCGCTGTCCGTCACGCCGGAGAGCGCCGGATGGACATATGTCGGCTTCGAGGTGTTCCGGCTCGCGGCCGGGGACAAGCTCGGTCGGGAGACCGGCGGCCAAGAGGCGGCGCTTGTGCTGCTGTCCGGCCGCGCGGACGTGAGCGCCGGCGGACAGACGTGGCAGGACGTCGGCAAGCGCATGAGCGTATTCGAAAAGACGCCGCCTTACACCGTCTACGTGCCGTCGGGGAACCAGTGGGACCTGGAGGCGTTGACCGACGTTGAGCTGGCGGTGTGTCTGGCGCCCGGCCGCGGCAGCCATCCGGCGCGGCTGATCGCGCCGGACGATGTCGGCGTGGAGCACCGGGGGAGCGGCAGCATGTCGCGCCTCGTGCACAACATTCTTCCGGAGAGCGAACCGGCGGATAGCCTGCTCGTCGTCGAAGTGTTCACGCCTGCCGGACACTGGTCCAGCTATCCGCCGCACAAGCACGACCAAGACGACCTGCCGAACGAGTCGCTGCTCGAGGAAACCTATTACTTCCGCGTGGAGCCCGAGCAGGGCTTCGCGGTGCAGCGCGTCTACACCGACGACCGCTCGCTCGACGAGACGCTCGCGGTCAAAGACCGCGAAGCGGTCCTCGTGCCCCGCGGCTATCACCCCGTATCCGCGCCGCCGGGCTACGACGTCTATTACCTGAACGTCATGGCCGGCCCGACGCGTACGTGGCGTTTCCACAACGACCCCGACCACGCATGGCTGATGCGCTAACGCACATAAACACATTCAACTCCCAGACCGAAACCGCGCCGCCCCGGCGCGGTTTCTTTTTTTGCTGAAGCAGCATAAGTACCTCTCCCTCATGAGCATAATCGCAAACTGCGCCGGAGGGCGACAGGCTGGAGCGAGGCGATAAGTGTTAAAAAGCATTTAATTTCGTTCATTTTCAATATGCGGGTCCATTAAGTGTTAAAAAGCAGTTAATCTCTCTCGTTTTGCTCGGTTGCGGCGTTCTGGGAGCCATTAACTGCTCTTCAACACTTATTTCTGTATGAACGGGCAAGTCTTGCCGAAATAAATGCTTTTTAGCAGCTATCTCGGCGGGGGAGGGGGGGATTTGCCAGGAATCCGCGGAATCGGAGTTGGTATGCCAGGAATCCGCGGAATCGGAGTTGATTAGCCAAGCATCCGCGGGATCGGATTGCTGCGATCATCTCCTTGGTGACGGCCAGCTTCCTTTCCGCCAGTCCTGCCTCCAGCGCGTTATCCTTCATCAACGTCCTTTATCAAATCTCCGTCCTTTATCGAATCATCGTCCTTCATCGAATCTTCGTCCTTAGGCCATTTAGTATATTTTGTATCCTAACCTTTACACAGATTTGTTTTTTCGGACATACTGCTCGAACATTTCGGCTTTAAATTAATAGCTGTGGGATCGTTCCCATACAAAGGCATTTAAAAGAGGGAGTCCTGTCATGCTGATCGATATCCGAGCGAACGCGACCCCTGAAGATTCCCGTACGCATGTCCGCTTCCCTTTTAAGCTGGACGAGCCGGCGTGCGCGGTCGGCATTCATTTTGAATATTCGCCTAAATGTTTGGACGACGACAGCAGGGCGCGCGAATTGCTGGAACAGAGCTTTGAAAAATACGTCCTGCCCGAGCAGCTGGCACTCGCCAAGGAGAGGCTCGATCGGCATCTGCCGCTCAAAAATCTCATCACGTTATCGGTGGACGATCCGGCCGGCTACCGCGGCGCCTGCCATCGCCATGATCCGGTCCAGTCCTTATGGATCTCCGAGCACGACGCTTCCCCGGGCTTGATGAAGGGCAAGATCGCGGCGGGGGAATGGACGATCACGCTTAGCGTGCATGCCGTCGTCACCGAGCGCTGCGCCTACCGTCTGCAAGTATGGGCGGCGGACGAGGTAGAGAAGGGGGAGCAGCCATGAGATGGACAGCATGCGAGTTGCACGCCCATACGCTTCATAGTGACGGGAAAATGACGTTGCTGGAGCTCGCGTCGGCGGCGGCCAAGCTTGGCTTCGAGTGCGTGGCGCTCACCGATCACAATACGATGTCGGGCTTGGCGGACAAGGAAGCGGCGGAGCGGCAGGCGGGGATCGCGATATTGCCCGGCATGGAGTGGACGACGTTCCACGGACACATGGTCACCGTCGGCCTGGCGGAATACGTCGATTGGCGGGAAGCGAATACCGGCAATATCCACGATGGCGTGTCCGCCGTTCATGCGCGCGGAGGCGTCGCCGGGCTTGCGCATCCGTTCCGCATCGGAAGTCCGGCATGCACGGGCTGTTACTGGGAGTACGAGATGGAGGACTGGAACGACTTCGACTATATCGAAGCCTGGTCGGGCACGTTCGCGCCGATCAAGACGGACAATGCGCGCGCGTTCTCGCTGTGGACGGACAAGCTGAACGAGGGCTATCGCCTGGCGGCCACGTCCGGACGCGATTGGCACGACGCTGCGGAGACGGAAGAGCCGATCTCGGTCACCTATCTCCGCCTTGAAGACGAGTCGAGACCGATCGGCGAAGAGGCGGCAGAGGCGCTGCGCCGGGGCCGGGTGTCGGTAACGATCGGTCCGCTGGTCACGCTGGAGGCCCAGACGCCCGCCGCCTCCTACCGGATCGGAGATGTCATCCCGGTCGGCGAACGCACGGTGACCGCACGCATCGGCATTGATTTTTCCGTCCGCCAGGGACTGTGGACCCTTGCCGATCCCGCATGCCGCATACGCTTGTCCAGCAATAAGGGTGTGTTGGAGGAGAGCGCGGTTCAGGCAACGGAGGGAACGCAAGAGGCGCGCATAACCGTGCAAACGGAAGGCTTGTCGTGGATGCGGGCCGAATTGTGGGGGATCGTGCGCGGCGTGACCACGATGATCGCTTTTACCAACGCCATTTATTTCGATTAGGAGCAGACCGACGATGAACGATTTTCCACTGATCACCGCGCATACCGGATGCATGGGCACGCCCGACAATTCCGTCGAATCTGCCCGGGCGGGTCTGTCTCTCGGCGCGGACATTATCGAAGACGACATCCGGGTCACCCGCGACGGCGTCCTCGTGCTGAGTCATGACGATCGCATCGTGCTGGCCGACGGCCGGATCGCAAGCTTGTCCCGATTGACGCTTCAAGAGCTGAACGAAGGGTTGGCGGCGCCGATCGTCCGGCTCGAGACGGTCATCGATCTGCTGGTCGGCGGCGGCGGTCAAGCCAGAATGAATCTGGATCTCAAGACGGACGATTGCGTCGAGCCCGTCATGGCCCTCATACGGGAGCGGGACATTGCCGACCGGGTGCTGCTGACAGGCTGCGAATACGGCAGAGCCGTTCGGGCGAACGATCTGGACGGCGGTATCGCGAAGCTCCTGAACGTCGATATCGGCAGCTTCCGGACGTCCGTCTATGCCGAAGCCGCCAGGACGGCCTGCGAGGAAGCGCTGCAAGCCGGCTGCTTCGGCCTCAACGTTCCCTATCAGCTGGCGCTGCCGGAGCTGCTGGAACTCGCTTTCGATCGCGGACTGTCGGTATTCGTCTGGACCGTCGGCGAAGCGCGGGAGATGAGGAAGTACGCGGAGCTGGGCGTTCGGTCCATCACGACGCGGGATGTCGCGACGCTGCTGCGCGTAAAACAAGGCTGGCACGAAGAGGGGATAAGCGGGGATGACCTATAACATCAAGGAAATCGCTTCGCTGGCCGGCGTGTCCAAGTCGACGGCTTCCAGAGTCATATCCGGCAACGGGTATGCGAGTCCCGAAGCCAGGGCGCGCGTGCTCGAAGTCGTCGAGCAATTGCAGTACAAGCCGAACGCGGTGGCGAGGGCGATGGTCGCCAAGCGGACGAACAACATCGGCGTGATCGTGTTCCGAGAGCAACAGCCGATCGTCTCTCATCCGCTGTACGGCAAGCTGATCGACGCGATCCTCGAAGCGGCCGAAGGGCTGGGCTACTCGGTGCTGCTCAAGACCGACCGGGAGATGTCGGTTCGCTCGGCGGATCACATGCTGGAGCGGCGCGTCGACGGCCTCATTCTGATCAGCAGGCTGCGCAAAAACGTCGTCGATCACGTCAAAAAGTACAACCTTCCTTACCTGATGGTGAACGGCTCGACCGACGATCCGGACGTCATCCACCTCGTCAGCAACGACGAGGAGGGCGGTGCCAAGGCGGCCGCTTACTTGCATGGGCTTGGGCACCGGCGGTTTTTCGTCATCGCGGGACCCCAGGAGCATCGAAGCCACCATCTCCGGCTGGAGGGGTTCAAGCAAGGGCTGCAGCGGCTCGGCGTCCCGGCGTCGGACCTGACCGTCGTCCTGTCCCCGGAGTCGAACCTCGAGCAGGGTGCCCGGCTTATGGCGGAGCACTTCGAGACTTTCATCGGCGGCGGCTATACCGTGCTTTTCACCACGAACGACATGCTGGCGCTCGGCGCCATGAAGGTGCTGCTGCAGCGATCGGTCCGCGTCCCGGAACAAGCGGCGGTGATGGGCTTCGACGACATCGACTTCGCGGCGGCTTACTCGCCGGCGCTGACGACGGTCAAGGTAGACACGAACCGGATGGGGCACGACGCCGTCGCTTTGCTCGACCGTCTCATTCATCAAGAAGAGGTCCTGTCTAAAAAGAACGAATTCGCCAGCGAAATTCTGATTCGCGAGTCCACTTGAGAAAGGAGGAGCGAGCCTAGTGGGATGGTACTTTAAAGCCATCGGCAAACGAAGAATCATCGAGTTTATTTTACTGACGATTTTTGCCGTGTTTTTCGCGGGGCCCTTGCTGAATCTGGTAGTACTGGCCTTCAGCGGCCAATGGACGTACCCCGATCTGCTGCCCCATCAATGGTCCTTTAAATGGTGGAGGTTCGTGTTCGAACAGGACGACGTCGCGAAGTCGATCGGGCTGTCCTTCCTGATCGCGACGATCGTCACCGCGCTGTCCATCGTTCTCTGCATTCCGGCAGCCTACGCGTTCGCCCGTATTCGTTTCCCTTTCAAAAGAGTGTTTTTGTTTTCCTTCCTGCTGACGCACGCCTTTCCGAAAATGGGCCTCTACGTGTCGATCGCCGTGCTGTTCTACAAAGTGGGACTCATGAACACGATGCTCGGGGTCGTTCTCGTGCACATGATCAACGTCCTCATGTTCATGACCTGGATTCCGACCGCGGCCTTCCGCAACATTCAAGCCGCCCAGGAGGAATCGGCCCGGGACGTCGGCGCGACGCCGCTTCGTGTATTCCGGAGCATCACGCTGCCGATGGCGATGCCGGGCATCATGGTCGCCTCCGTATTCACGTTCCTCAACTCGCTCGACGAAGCGCAAGGGACGTTCCTGGTCGGCATTCCCGACATCAAGACGATGCCGATCATCATGTATTCGATCATATCGGACTTTCCGAGCAGCGCCGGCGCGGTATTTTCGATCATCCTGACGGCGCCGACCATCATTCTGCTCGTGGCCGCCCAGCGGCTCATCAGCGCGGACGTGATGGCCAGCGGATTCCAAGTGAAATAACGAGATGGAGGGGATCGACGAGATGAGCGTCCAACTGGCCGTCCGCGGCCTGACCAAACGCTACAAGACGGGCGAGGGCGTCACCGGCATTAACCTCGAAGTGAACAAAGGCGAGCTCGTGACGCTGCTCGGACCTTCCGGCTGCGGCAAAACGACCGTGCTCCGCGGCATCGGAGGATTCCTCGAGCCGGATGCGGGAGAGATCCTGATCGAGGGCAAGAGCGTAACCAAGCTGCCGCCGGAGAAGCGCCCGACCTCGATGGTGTTCCAAAGCTACAATTTATGGCCCCATATGTCCGTCTTCGATAACCTGGCGTTCGGACTCAAGATTCGCGGCATGCCCAAAGCCGACATCAAGAGCGCCGTCTCGGACGCGCTGCGGCTCGTGCGGCTGCCGGGCGCGGAGAAGAAATATCCGACGCAGCTGTCCGGCGGCCAGCAGCAGCGCGTCGCGCTCGCCCGGTCGCTGCTGCTGAAGCCGGCCGTGCTGCTCCTGGACGAGCCTTTCTCGGCGCTGGATGCCAAGCTGAGGCACGAGATGCGCGAAGAGCTTCGGGACATCCAGACGCAGACGGGCCTCACGATGGTGTTCGTCACCCACGACCAGGAAGAAGCGCTCTCCCTGTCCGACCGGATCATCGTGATGAATCACGGGCATATCGAGCAGATCGCGCCGCCGCAGCGCATATACAACGAGCCGGAGACGCTGTACGTCGCGCAATTTATCGGGAAAATGAACTTTTTGGAGGGGGTGGTGGACGGGGAGCGGATACGGGTCGGCGAGCTGTCTTGGCCGAACGCGAAGCGTCTCTCGGGGAAGGTAAAGGTGGCCGTCAGACCGGAAGACGTCGGCTTGACCGCGAGCTCGAATCATCAGGACGAACAGGGGCAAGCATTGCCGGGGAAAATCAAACAAATCATGATTCTCGGACACTACGCGGAAGTATCGGTCGACATGGGCCAGCACGGCACGCTCAAGGCCTTTCAATCCAAGGAAGCCATCGAGCGGCTGCGAACGGGAGAAAGCGTGCGCGTTTCCTTGGCTTCCATGATCGCTTATCCAAACGATTGACTCAATCTGAGGAGGATGATTATCCATGGTTCGTTTGAAAAAAAGCTTGACGGCGCTGTCTGCGCTGACGTTAACGGTTGCGGCATTATCGGCTTGCGGCGGCAAAAACGACGCGAATGCGAACTCCGCCGCCTCCGACTCGTCCTCTAACTCTCCATCCAGTTCTGCGTCCAGCTCTCCTTCCGCCCCTTCCTCGTCCGCAGAGCCCGTCCAATTTTCCTTCTATTTTACCGGCTCGCAAAACGTCAAAGACCTGTGGGACACGCTCATCCCGATGTTCGAAAAGCAGAACGACAAGGTCAAAGTCAAAGAAGTGTATATCCCGTCCGGCGCCGGCGCCGAGCCGACCTACGACCGGATCCTGGCGGCGAAGAAAGCGGGCAAAGGCTCGGGAGACATCGATCTGTACGAGGACGGCATTAACGTCGTGTCGCAAGGAACGAAGGACGACGTATGGGCGCCGCTCGACACGAGCGGCATTCCGAACCTCGCCAATATCGATCCGAAGACGATGGCCGACGTATCCAACATGGCGGTTCCTTACCGTTCCTCCGCCGTCGTGCTCGCCTATGACAGCTCCAAAGTGTCCGCTCCGCCGAAGACGTTAAGCGAGCTGCTGGACTGGATCAAGCAAAACCCGGGCAAATTTGCGTACAACGATCCGTCTACCGGCGGCTCCGGCAGCTCCTTCGTCACGACCGTGCTGTACGACGGTTTGCCGGAGGACGATATTCACGACAGCGATCCCGCCGTCATGGCCAAGTGGGACGCGGGCTTCAGCAAGCTCAAGGACCTGAACAAATTCGTGTACGGCAAAGGCATTTACCCGAAGAAAAACCAGGGCACGCTCGACCTGCTGGCGAACGGCGAAGTGGAGATCATCCCGGCCTGGTCCGATATGGTACTTCAGCAGCTCGGCGAGAAACTTCTGCCCGACACGGTGAAGATGCAGCAAATTACGCCGGGCTTCAACGGCGGCCCGACCTACCTGATGGTCAACAAGCTGTCGGACAAGCAGGACGCCGTCAATCAATTCCTGGACTTCGTGCTGTCCCCGGAGGCGCAAGAAGTGATCGTGACCAAGATGAACGGGTTCCCGGGCATCGAGCTCTCCAACATGTCCCAAGCGATGCAGGATAAGTTCAAAGGCGTATCGGAAGGCTTTCGGACGTTTAATATCGGAGATCTCGGCACGGAAATCAACAAACGCTGGCAGAGCGACGTAGCGGCACAATGAGGAAGGAAGTCAAACAAGCGATCGGGGGGCTGATCATGGTCAGCCCTTCCTTCGTTCTGCTGCTCGTCATCGTCGTCATTCCGATCGTTCAATCGTTCGTCACGAGTCTGAGCAACGGCGAAGGCGGGTACGATCTGAGCCGTTATCAATTTTTGTTCACCGACAAGGGGATGCGCGCGAACATCTTCTTCACCCTCAAGGTGACGGTCGTCTCTTGCGCGCTGGTGCTGCTCGTCAGCTATTCGCTCGCGCTGTATATGCGGTTCAGCTCGGGGAAGCTGGTCGACTGGATCCGCAAGACGTATATGATCCCGTTGTTCATTCCGGGCGTGATCGCCACGTACGGGCTGATGAACCTGCTGGGCAACCACGGCTGGCTGGCCCGGCTGCTGCTGCCGCTCGGCATCGCGCTGCCTCGTCTCATTTTCGACGAGAAAGGCATCGTCATCGCGAACATCTGGTTCAACATCCCGTTCGCCACGATGCTTCTGAGCTCTGCGCTGACGGGAATCCCCGCCTCGATCATCGAGAGCGCCCGCGACACGGGGGCAGGCAAGCTGCGCATTTTCCTGCGGTTCATTTTCCCCTTGTCCTACAAGACGTTCCTCGTCGCGCTGACCTTCGTATTCATGGGCGTCATCGGCTCCTTCACCGCGCCGTTCCTGCTCGGACCGAACGCGCCGCAAATGCTCGGCGTATCCATGCAGCAGGTATTCGGCGTCTTCCAGGAACGCGAGCAGGCGGCGGCCATGGCCTTCTTCACCTTTTTGCTCTGCTCGGTGCTGGGTTACTTCTACATTCGCTCGATGGCCGGCGAAGAAGTCGCGAACCGTTGAACTCCCCTTCGGGGGAGTTTTTACGATGTGGGTCCGTCGCTTCGCATCGCCTGCTTCGGGATCACGACCCGCATGCACGTTCCCCG from the Cohnella hashimotonis genome contains:
- the iolB gene encoding 5-deoxy-glucuronate isomerase — encoded protein: MSELIVPSRAVPDERGCALSVTPESAGWTYVGFEVFRLAAGDKLGRETGGQEAALVLLSGRADVSAGGQTWQDVGKRMSVFEKTPPYTVYVPSGNQWDLEALTDVELAVCLAPGRGSHPARLIAPDDVGVEHRGSGSMSRLVHNILPESEPADSLLVVEVFTPAGHWSSYPPHKHDQDDLPNESLLEETYYFRVEPEQGFAVQRVYTDDRSLDETLAVKDREAVLVPRGYHPVSAPPGYDVYYLNVMAGPTRTWRFHNDPDHAWLMR
- a CDS encoding CehA/McbA family metallohydrolase, with amino-acid sequence MRWTACELHAHTLHSDGKMTLLELASAAAKLGFECVALTDHNTMSGLADKEAAERQAGIAILPGMEWTTFHGHMVTVGLAEYVDWREANTGNIHDGVSAVHARGGVAGLAHPFRIGSPACTGCYWEYEMEDWNDFDYIEAWSGTFAPIKTDNARAFSLWTDKLNEGYRLAATSGRDWHDAAETEEPISVTYLRLEDESRPIGEEAAEALRRGRVSVTIGPLVTLEAQTPAASYRIGDVIPVGERTVTARIGIDFSVRQGLWTLADPACRIRLSSNKGVLEESAVQATEGTQEARITVQTEGLSWMRAELWGIVRGVTTMIAFTNAIYFD
- a CDS encoding glycerophosphodiester phosphodiesterase, translating into MNDFPLITAHTGCMGTPDNSVESARAGLSLGADIIEDDIRVTRDGVLVLSHDDRIVLADGRIASLSRLTLQELNEGLAAPIVRLETVIDLLVGGGGQARMNLDLKTDDCVEPVMALIRERDIADRVLLTGCEYGRAVRANDLDGGIAKLLNVDIGSFRTSVYAEAARTACEEALQAGCFGLNVPYQLALPELLELAFDRGLSVFVWTVGEAREMRKYAELGVRSITTRDVATLLRVKQGWHEEGISGDDL
- a CDS encoding LacI family DNA-binding transcriptional regulator is translated as MTYNIKEIASLAGVSKSTASRVISGNGYASPEARARVLEVVEQLQYKPNAVARAMVAKRTNNIGVIVFREQQPIVSHPLYGKLIDAILEAAEGLGYSVLLKTDREMSVRSADHMLERRVDGLILISRLRKNVVDHVKKYNLPYLMVNGSTDDPDVIHLVSNDEEGGAKAAAYLHGLGHRRFFVIAGPQEHRSHHLRLEGFKQGLQRLGVPASDLTVVLSPESNLEQGARLMAEHFETFIGGGYTVLFTTNDMLALGAMKVLLQRSVRVPEQAAVMGFDDIDFAAAYSPALTTVKVDTNRMGHDAVALLDRLIHQEEVLSKKNEFASEILIREST
- a CDS encoding ABC transporter permease, with protein sequence MGWYFKAIGKRRIIEFILLTIFAVFFAGPLLNLVVLAFSGQWTYPDLLPHQWSFKWWRFVFEQDDVAKSIGLSFLIATIVTALSIVLCIPAAYAFARIRFPFKRVFLFSFLLTHAFPKMGLYVSIAVLFYKVGLMNTMLGVVLVHMINVLMFMTWIPTAAFRNIQAAQEESARDVGATPLRVFRSITLPMAMPGIMVASVFTFLNSLDEAQGTFLVGIPDIKTMPIIMYSIISDFPSSAGAVFSIILTAPTIILLVAAQRLISADVMASGFQVK
- a CDS encoding ABC transporter ATP-binding protein encodes the protein MSVQLAVRGLTKRYKTGEGVTGINLEVNKGELVTLLGPSGCGKTTVLRGIGGFLEPDAGEILIEGKSVTKLPPEKRPTSMVFQSYNLWPHMSVFDNLAFGLKIRGMPKADIKSAVSDALRLVRLPGAEKKYPTQLSGGQQQRVALARSLLLKPAVLLLDEPFSALDAKLRHEMREELRDIQTQTGLTMVFVTHDQEEALSLSDRIIVMNHGHIEQIAPPQRIYNEPETLYVAQFIGKMNFLEGVVDGERIRVGELSWPNAKRLSGKVKVAVRPEDVGLTASSNHQDEQGQALPGKIKQIMILGHYAEVSVDMGQHGTLKAFQSKEAIERLRTGESVRVSLASMIAYPND
- a CDS encoding extracellular solute-binding protein gives rise to the protein MVRLKKSLTALSALTLTVAALSACGGKNDANANSAASDSSSNSPSSSASSSPSAPSSSAEPVQFSFYFTGSQNVKDLWDTLIPMFEKQNDKVKVKEVYIPSGAGAEPTYDRILAAKKAGKGSGDIDLYEDGINVVSQGTKDDVWAPLDTSGIPNLANIDPKTMADVSNMAVPYRSSAVVLAYDSSKVSAPPKTLSELLDWIKQNPGKFAYNDPSTGGSGSSFVTTVLYDGLPEDDIHDSDPAVMAKWDAGFSKLKDLNKFVYGKGIYPKKNQGTLDLLANGEVEIIPAWSDMVLQQLGEKLLPDTVKMQQITPGFNGGPTYLMVNKLSDKQDAVNQFLDFVLSPEAQEVIVTKMNGFPGIELSNMSQAMQDKFKGVSEGFRTFNIGDLGTEINKRWQSDVAAQ
- a CDS encoding ABC transporter permease, which codes for MRKEVKQAIGGLIMVSPSFVLLLVIVVIPIVQSFVTSLSNGEGGYDLSRYQFLFTDKGMRANIFFTLKVTVVSCALVLLVSYSLALYMRFSSGKLVDWIRKTYMIPLFIPGVIATYGLMNLLGNHGWLARLLLPLGIALPRLIFDEKGIVIANIWFNIPFATMLLSSALTGIPASIIESARDTGAGKLRIFLRFIFPLSYKTFLVALTFVFMGVIGSFTAPFLLGPNAPQMLGVSMQQVFGVFQEREQAAAMAFFTFLLCSVLGYFYIRSMAGEEVANR